The bacterium genome contains a region encoding:
- a CDS encoding tetratricopeptide repeat protein, with the protein MMNLLSNNNDVKLRPVKKIFNIEAEKLVREASDNFIYFRDYEKTIEQLTRVLEIEPNHVKALILKGNIFFCIDKDNEALECFEKALSLDPFSAEAHGSKANTLDVLGKVKEAFACCEKAFKNITAKDKDLLPSLYDQKIALLIKLKKYEDAKQTLKQCYRYLKTEDSFKIASCYRDIIDTLLKEQRYRKKIATERFKIIHSI; encoded by the coding sequence ATGATGAATTTATTAAGTAATAATAATGATGTAAAACTAAGACCTGTAAAAAAAATTTTTAATATAGAAGCAGAAAAATTGGTTCGTGAAGCAAGTGATAATTTTATTTATTTCAGAGATTACGAAAAAACCATTGAACAACTAACCAGAGTGCTTGAAATTGAACCTAATCATGTTAAAGCCTTGATTTTAAAAGGAAACATTTTTTTCTGTATAGATAAAGATAATGAAGCTCTTGAATGTTTTGAAAAAGCGCTGAGTCTTGATCCTTTTTCTGCTGAAGCACATGGCTCAAAAGCAAATACCCTTGATGTTTTAGGCAAAGTAAAAGAAGCTTTTGCCTGTTGTGAAAAAGCTTTTAAGAACATTACCGCAAAAGATAAAGATTTGCTTCCTTCTTTATATGACCAAAAAATAGCGTTGTTAATCAAATTAAAAAAATATGAAGACGCAAAACAGACATTAAAACAGTGTTATAGATATTTAAAAACCGAAGATTCTTTCAAAATTGCTTCATGCTACAGAGATATCATTGATACTCTTTTAAAAGAACAAAGATACAGAAAAAAAATTGCTACAGAAAGATTTAAAATTATTCACAGCATTTAG
- a CDS encoding YtxH domain-containing protein, producing the protein MSLGKFLGGFVFGAAFGGVLGLLLAPHSGEETRELLLDKTEEVCKTSEDSIKDLQTKANHVMDNIQQKGDELFNKVQDLIKQQRGEA; encoded by the coding sequence ATGAGTTTAGGAAAATTTCTGGGCGGTTTTGTATTCGGAGCTGCTTTTGGCGGGGTTCTGGGACTTCTTCTTGCGCCGCATTCCGGTGAAGAGACCAGAGAACTGCTTCTCGACAAAACAGAAGAAGTTTGTAAAACTTCTGAAGATTCTATCAAAGACCTTCAAACAAAAGCAAATCATGTAATGGATAATATTCAGCAAAAAGGCGATGAACTGTTTAACAAAGTACAGGACTTAATCAAACAGCAACGCGGTGAAGCATAA
- a CDS encoding YtxH domain-containing protein → MSGKSENALSFGIGTLVGVLAGVVAAILFSPKSGAEMRKDLTVAAKKIITEKTPKIIYTNKINSDAIVRLQYTIESQFNKVIDSIKAGRMAAAKKREELESAYKYL, encoded by the coding sequence ATGTCAGGAAAATCAGAAAATGCACTATCTTTCGGAATAGGAACACTCGTAGGCGTTCTGGCCGGAGTTGTTGCAGCAATTTTATTCTCTCCAAAGTCAGGTGCAGAAATGAGAAAAGATTTAACAGTTGCTGCTAAAAAAATCATTACGGAAAAAACCCCTAAAATAATTTATACCAATAAAATAAATTCGGATGCGATTGTAAGGCTTCAATATACAATTGAATCCCAGTTCAACAAAGTTATTGATTCAATAAAAGCGGGCAGAATGGCTGCCGCCAAAAAAAGAGAAGAACTGGAATCTGCTTATAAATACTTATAG
- a CDS encoding Mur ligase family protein, translating to MKKKLSYFISIPFTKLLVQLIKLSGGGAGTNLPGKIARRLSPDILSYLVKQTKKEILVVTGTNGKTTTSGFIAGILKADGRKAVHNKRGANMLTGITTAVVSKSSCFAELNPDNCLLEIDEAYLVKAVDEFTPDVILVTNLFRDQLDRYGELNTTAKKIDQAIEKTFASVEKLTNSPKTKLPKLLLNADDPIVSSLGEDFSESRIFYGFEDIKFVNQDEAINSPQETTNCKCGNRYNYEKIFYGHLGHFYCTCGNKRPIPQVSAKAIIDVNSSKIIINSQYHEEFSINIRMPGLYNAYNALSAITMALNIGISAENIRQGIENYSTIFGRAETLCMKGKKVLIQLIKNPIGATEVLRTVKDDVNGRLLIIINDNYADGRDVSWLWDANFELLSTYNKTVIVSGVRASDMAVRLKYAGIKSENIIIIEDINKALEKSLFDVKKEEKLYVLPTYTALLSLQKIQRNFL from the coding sequence ATGAAGAAAAAATTATCTTATTTTATATCAATACCCTTTACAAAACTGCTTGTACAACTCATAAAATTATCAGGAGGCGGAGCAGGAACGAATTTACCTGGCAAGATAGCAAGGAGACTTTCTCCTGATATACTTTCTTATCTTGTTAAACAAACAAAAAAAGAGATTCTTGTTGTAACGGGAACAAACGGAAAAACTACAACATCAGGTTTTATAGCGGGAATACTTAAAGCGGACGGGAGAAAAGCCGTACATAACAAAAGAGGGGCGAATATGCTTACCGGCATCACAACAGCTGTTGTGAGCAAGAGCAGTTGTTTTGCCGAATTAAATCCCGATAATTGTCTTTTAGAGATTGATGAAGCTTATCTTGTTAAAGCTGTTGATGAATTTACACCTGATGTTATACTTGTTACCAATTTATTCAGAGACCAGCTTGATAGATACGGTGAATTGAATACTACCGCGAAAAAAATTGATCAAGCAATAGAAAAAACTTTTGCTTCTGTGGAAAAATTGACTAATTCCCCAAAAACAAAACTTCCGAAGTTACTCTTAAATGCCGATGATCCTATAGTTTCATCTTTAGGCGAAGATTTTTCGGAAAGCCGTATTTTTTACGGGTTTGAAGATATAAAATTTGTTAATCAGGACGAAGCTATAAATTCTCCGCAGGAAACTACAAATTGCAAATGCGGTAATAGATATAATTATGAAAAAATTTTTTACGGGCATCTGGGGCATTTTTATTGTACATGCGGAAATAAAAGACCGATACCGCAAGTGTCTGCAAAAGCCATAATTGACGTAAACAGCTCAAAAATAATAATAAACTCGCAATATCATGAAGAATTCAGTATTAATATAAGAATGCCGGGTCTTTATAATGCTTATAACGCTCTTTCTGCCATAACTATGGCTCTTAATATCGGAATAAGTGCCGAAAATATCAGGCAGGGAATTGAAAATTATTCGACAATTTTTGGCAGAGCGGAAACACTTTGCATGAAAGGCAAGAAAGTACTTATTCAGCTTATTAAAAACCCGATAGGAGCAACAGAAGTCTTAAGAACAGTAAAAGATGATGTTAACGGCAGACTTTTAATTATCATAAATGATAATTATGCTGACGGGAGAGATGTTTCATGGCTTTGGGATGCAAATTTCGAGCTTCTTTCAACTTACAATAAAACTGTAATCGTCAGCGGAGTAAGAGCTTCTGATATGGCGGTAAGATTAAAGTATGCGGGAATCAAGTCAGAAAATATAATTATAATTGAAGACATAAATAAAGCTCTGGAAAAATCCCTTTTTGATGTAAAAAAAGAAGAAAAACTTTATGTTTTGCCAACTTATACGGCTTTATTAAGTCTTCAAAAAATTCAGAGAAATTTTTTATAA
- the asnS gene encoding asparagine--tRNA ligase, producing the protein MSELKHVYISEIANYEGQDVCLKGWLYGKRSSGKLHFLQIRDGSGIIQAVIFKGDVSPETFEIGDKISQETSIEVYGTVKEDKRSAIGFEIGVKDIKVVGESHDYPITPKEHGVAFLMENRHLWLRSPRQHAIMKIRNEIINAVRNYFNNNGFLLVDAPIFTPAACEGTTNLFEVNYFDEKAYLTQSGQLYMEAAAMAFGKVYCFGPTFRAEKSKTRRHLTEFWMVEPEMAYFDLQMDMDLAEDFVEYVVQQVVTNRRKELEILERDVSKLENIKKPFPRITYDEAIQILKDAGKEVEWGDDFGGDEETVISEKFDRPILIHRYPAECKAFYMKQDPENAKLALCVDMIAPEGYGEIIGGGQREEDLDVLLGKIKEHNLPEEAFDWYLDLRKYGSVPHSGFGLGIERTVSWLCGLHHVRETIPFARLMDRIKP; encoded by the coding sequence ATGTCTGAATTAAAACATGTTTATATTTCTGAAATAGCAAATTATGAAGGTCAAGATGTCTGCTTAAAAGGCTGGCTTTACGGCAAAAGATCCAGCGGCAAACTGCATTTTCTCCAGATAAGAGATGGCAGCGGAATTATTCAGGCGGTCATATTTAAAGGAGATGTTTCTCCTGAAACTTTCGAAATTGGGGACAAAATTTCACAAGAAACCTCTATCGAAGTTTACGGAACCGTTAAAGAAGACAAAAGATCAGCCATAGGCTTTGAAATCGGGGTTAAAGACATAAAAGTCGTAGGAGAATCTCATGACTACCCGATAACCCCTAAAGAACACGGTGTTGCTTTTCTTATGGAAAACAGACACCTCTGGCTGCGCTCCCCAAGACAACATGCAATAATGAAAATAAGAAATGAAATTATAAACGCTGTAAGAAATTATTTTAATAATAACGGGTTTTTACTTGTAGACGCACCTATCTTTACGCCTGCTGCCTGCGAAGGAACCACAAACCTGTTTGAAGTGAATTATTTTGATGAAAAAGCATATTTAACACAAAGCGGTCAGCTTTATATGGAAGCAGCAGCAATGGCTTTCGGAAAAGTTTACTGTTTTGGTCCGACTTTCAGGGCAGAAAAATCAAAAACAAGAAGACATTTAACGGAATTCTGGATGGTTGAACCTGAAATGGCTTATTTTGACCTGCAAATGGATATGGATTTAGCTGAAGATTTTGTTGAATACGTTGTTCAGCAGGTTGTAACAAACAGAAGAAAAGAACTTGAAATTCTTGAAAGAGACGTGTCAAAACTGGAAAATATTAAAAAACCTTTCCCCAGAATCACCTATGACGAAGCTATTCAAATTCTTAAAGATGCAGGCAAAGAAGTTGAATGGGGCGATGATTTCGGCGGCGATGAAGAAACGGTTATTTCCGAAAAATTCGACCGCCCAATTCTTATTCACAGATACCCTGCCGAATGTAAAGCTTTTTACATGAAACAAGATCCCGAAAACGCTAAACTTGCTCTTTGTGTTGATATGATTGCTCCTGAAGGCTACGGAGAAATTATAGGCGGCGGACAAAGAGAAGAGGATCTTGATGTTCTTCTCGGAAAAATAAAAGAACATAACCTTCCTGAAGAAGCTTTTGACTGGTATTTGGACTTAAGAAAATATGGAAGCGTTCCGCATTCAGGATTTGGATTGGGAATTGAAAGAACAGTAAGCTGGCTTTGCGGACTACATCACGTACGTGAAACTATTCCTTTTGCAAGACTTATGGATAGAATTAAACCTTAA
- a CDS encoding prepilin-type N-terminal cleavage/methylation domain-containing protein, translated as MPDSKKGFTLAEVLVTLAIIGVVAAITIPTLIQDTNKDKYKVDIKKTTSVLNQALMTTSIDGATIPTAGETGVALVTLLKDSLNTLKINTAGDTIYLADGTKITFVGANGCALITSVTPFTAAATQCYAVIDVNGDKGPNFGSTGTIFKDIYVLGVSANGVVPAGGLDTAITLPANFVKDINGVDITSPGIPYPVTITPGNASLNAITGGTT; from the coding sequence ATGCCCGATTCAAAAAAAGGTTTCACTCTTGCAGAAGTTCTTGTAACTCTGGCAATAATCGGCGTAGTAGCTGCCATAACTATTCCGACACTTATTCAAGATACAAATAAAGACAAATACAAGGTAGATATAAAAAAGACTACCAGCGTTCTAAATCAAGCATTAATGACAACTTCGATAGATGGAGCAACTATTCCAACTGCAGGAGAGACAGGTGTTGCGCTGGTAACCCTTCTTAAAGATTCTTTAAATACATTAAAAATCAATACGGCGGGTGACACAATATATTTAGCGGACGGTACAAAAATAACCTTTGTAGGAGCCAACGGTTGCGCTTTAATAACAAGTGTTACTCCTTTTACAGCAGCGGCTACACAATGTTATGCTGTTATTGATGTAAACGGAGATAAAGGTCCTAATTTTGGATCTACCGGGACTATTTTTAAAGATATATATGTACTTGGTGTCTCGGCAAATGGCGTAGTTCCGGCAGGCGGGTTAGATACAGCCATAACTCTTCCCGCTAATTTCGTTAAAGATATTAATGGAGTTGATATTACTTCTCCTGGTATTCCTTACCCCGTAACCATTACCCCGGGAAATGCTTCTCTAAACGCTATTACAGGCGGTACAACATAG
- a CDS encoding prepilin-type N-terminal cleavage/methylation domain-containing protein, whose protein sequence is MHSSKKGFTLAEVLVTLAIIGVVAALTIPTLIQSTNNDKYKVGLKKTIGTLNQALMSVSVDGTTIPTAGETGAALVTLLKDSLNILTINSDTIWLSDGTKITFVGANGCALITNSAPFTKAATQCYAVVDVNGDKGPNKGATGTTFNDVYVLGVSANGIVPVGGLDSAFALPANFMKDVNGATIAAPGIPYTDNPVPGNASINVVTGGTT, encoded by the coding sequence ATGCACAGTTCAAAAAAAGGTTTCACACTTGCAGAGGTTCTTGTAACGCTGGCAATTATCGGTGTAGTAGCTGCTTTAACTATTCCGACACTTATTCAAAGTACCAACAATGACAAATACAAAGTCGGTCTAAAAAAGACTATTGGAACACTAAATCAGGCATTGATGTCAGTTTCCGTTGATGGAACAACTATTCCAACTGCAGGTGAGACAGGCGCTGCGCTGGTAACTCTTCTTAAAGATTCTTTAAACATATTAACTATCAATTCTGATACAATATGGCTATCTGACGGTACAAAAATAACATTCGTAGGAGCCAATGGTTGCGCTTTAATAACCAACTCAGCTCCATTTACGAAGGCGGCTACCCAATGTTATGCTGTTGTTGATGTAAACGGAGATAAAGGTCCTAATAAGGGCGCTACAGGTACTACTTTTAACGATGTATACGTACTTGGTGTCTCGGCAAACGGTATAGTTCCTGTAGGAGGATTAGATTCTGCTTTCGCCCTTCCTGCTAATTTCATGAAAGATGTTAATGGAGCAACTATTGCCGCTCCTGGTATTCCGTATACAGATAACCCTGTCCCTGGAAATGCTTCTATAAACGTTGTTACAGGCGGTACAACATAG
- a CDS encoding helix-turn-helix transcriptional regulator, producing MDSYILKSGSEKIESDDVSILTSILSDNDSKIISFPIEEYLKTFKEEPDGFEITNIIAQALGCFCFCVAASEFLKDIKIKPSFEHPECDFTYILSDFEKNHLNVTSLVRKNKFLASKNYAVNFEKGNVISGKAFINYNLLNESSIKLKIKIDFENLKTSELKDMNILFELIWSKLQPQINKAQRPCMQKTINCIPDYLKFATAPFMQELRRLMTSQNDKIFIGENDVIAKKVTNTGCYVFKKAQLSENDFLAQNGKASSSEATSAFSTHSLQPDNEINKEIDHQIISQLSKMNDLTVDVLNGIVHILMEKSKKTDGEVFLSIDDLLFIRGKKASKNQKGLRGGYKDSQRKEILEHLEILANLKINISNTYIPVIDNNGKRNYEVFSGESPLIYIKKAENKDYYFYVKAGEVLALTLSGAAAKTGLIHKKVSEYDYYRNFWEKRIGNYLAWIWRSRQNNADFLVPLTVGTLLSQIRDEKENKRPQSIRNRLEKALYNLENDLVIKSWQYKEIDEDVLTGKNWFESWLKHKLIIEPPIEILEEYAKIKKIKNNNANKIDFSEIIAIIKEKNLSQMRVAEETGIKHDALAGILTGKMLPNPSEKRKLQTWIMKQKG from the coding sequence ATGGACAGTTACATTTTGAAAAGCGGAAGTGAAAAAATTGAAAGTGATGATGTTTCAATTTTAACGAGCATTCTTTCTGATAATGATTCTAAAATAATAAGTTTTCCGATTGAAGAATATTTAAAGACTTTTAAAGAGGAACCTGATGGTTTTGAAATAACTAATATTATTGCTCAAGCGTTGGGCTGTTTTTGTTTTTGCGTGGCGGCATCTGAATTTTTAAAGGATATTAAAATAAAGCCATCTTTTGAGCATCCTGAATGTGATTTTACTTATATATTAAGTGATTTTGAAAAAAACCATCTTAACGTTACTTCTTTAGTCAGGAAAAATAAATTTTTAGCTTCCAAAAATTATGCTGTAAATTTTGAAAAGGGAAATGTAATTTCCGGTAAAGCGTTTATAAATTATAATTTATTAAATGAAAGCAGTATTAAATTAAAAATAAAGATAGATTTTGAAAATTTAAAAACTTCTGAGTTAAAAGACATGAATATTTTATTTGAGTTAATTTGGTCTAAACTCCAGCCTCAAATAAATAAAGCCCAAAGACCTTGTATGCAAAAGACTATAAATTGTATTCCCGATTATTTAAAATTCGCTACAGCGCCGTTTATGCAAGAATTGCGAAGGTTGATGACTTCACAGAATGATAAAATTTTTATCGGAGAAAACGACGTTATTGCTAAAAAAGTTACAAATACAGGCTGTTATGTTTTTAAAAAAGCACAGCTTTCCGAGAATGATTTTTTAGCACAGAATGGCAAAGCTAGTTCTTCGGAAGCTACTTCTGCTTTTTCTACCCATTCTTTGCAACCAGACAACGAAATAAATAAAGAAATAGATCATCAAATTATAAGCCAACTTTCAAAAATGAATGATTTAACTGTCGATGTATTAAACGGAATAGTGCATATTCTTATGGAAAAATCTAAAAAGACAGATGGAGAAGTCTTTTTGAGTATTGATGATTTGTTATTTATACGCGGCAAAAAAGCCAGCAAAAATCAAAAAGGTTTGAGAGGCGGTTATAAGGATTCTCAGCGTAAAGAAATTTTAGAGCATCTGGAAATACTCGCTAATTTAAAAATTAATATTTCAAATACTTATATTCCAGTAATTGATAATAATGGAAAAAGAAATTATGAGGTTTTTAGCGGAGAAAGCCCGCTAATTTACATAAAAAAAGCTGAAAACAAAGATTATTATTTTTATGTAAAAGCAGGAGAAGTTTTAGCTTTAACCCTCAGTGGAGCGGCTGCAAAAACAGGCTTAATCCATAAAAAAGTATCCGAGTATGATTATTACAGAAATTTTTGGGAAAAAAGAATCGGAAACTATCTGGCATGGATTTGGCGGAGCAGACAAAATAATGCGGATTTTCTTGTTCCTTTAACGGTTGGAACTTTGTTAAGTCAAATTAGGGACGAAAAAGAAAATAAACGACCTCAATCTATTAGAAATAGGCTCGAAAAAGCTCTTTATAATCTTGAAAATGACCTTGTTATAAAAAGTTGGCAGTATAAAGAAATTGATGAAGATGTTTTAACGGGTAAAAATTGGTTTGAAAGCTGGCTAAAGCACAAATTGATTATAGAACCGCCTATTGAAATACTTGAAGAATACGCTAAAATAAAAAAAATTAAAAATAACAATGCAAATAAAATCGATTTTTCAGAAATTATCGCAATAATAAAAGAAAAAAATCTAAGCCAGATGAGAGTTGCCGAAGAAACAGGCATAAAACATGATGCATTGGCAGGCATTTTAACAGGAAAAATGCTTCCGAATCCTTCTGAAAAAAGAAAACTACAGACATGGATTATGAAACAAAAAGGTTGA
- a CDS encoding shikimate kinase, producing MPKNIVLIGLMGSGKTTIGRKLAEKLNMKFADTDELIIQKAQKSIKLIFAENGEAFFRKLESEAIEEVSSQENIVVSTGGGAVLIEENIHNLKKNGILFHLYAPADELFKRIKDDNERPLINTENPVETLKIIQERRKIFYNQADFKINTCEKTPEETANEIINLFVS from the coding sequence ATGCCAAAAAATATTGTTTTAATAGGACTTATGGGTTCAGGGAAAACCACTATCGGAAGAAAACTTGCCGAGAAATTAAACATGAAATTCGCAGATACGGACGAATTAATTATCCAAAAAGCCCAAAAATCCATAAAACTTATTTTTGCCGAAAACGGAGAAGCTTTTTTCAGAAAGCTTGAGTCAGAAGCTATAGAAGAAGTTTCTTCACAAGAAAATATTGTTGTTTCAACCGGCGGTGGAGCTGTCTTAATAGAGGAAAACATACATAATCTAAAGAAAAACGGAATCTTGTTTCATCTTTATGCGCCGGCAGATGAGCTTTTTAAGAGAATAAAAGATGACAACGAACGTCCTCTTATAAATACAGAAAACCCTGTCGAAACACTTAAAATAATACAAGAAAGAAGAAAAATCTTTTACAATCAAGCCGATTTCAAAATAAATACCTGCGAAAAAACGCCTGAAGAAACAGCAAACGAAATAATCAACCTTTTTGTTTCATAA
- the aroC gene encoding chorismate synthase yields the protein MTFRFLTAGESHGKCLTAIIEGVPSGIKINPEDINKQLARRQQGYGRGGRMKIEKDRVIINSGIRHGYTTGAPITLVIENKDWENWNIAMSAEPVDKENPEIKEIISQKAITHVRPGHADLSGALKYNHKDVRNILERSSARETAIRTAVGALAKIILSEFEIELFSHITQIGTAKVNEKDLPQEFSALKEKAENSDVRCADEETSEAMRKTIDKAAAEGDSLGGIFEIIALNVPIGLGSFVHWDRRLDGQIAQAVMSIPAIKSVSIGIGEDSGKIFGSEMHDEIFPKKDSSNYQRETNNAGGIEGGMSNGMPIIVKASMKPIPTLKKPLRSIDLENGQEHSAHYERSDVCAVPAASVVGEAMLAITLINAFFEKFGGDSLTEIKSNFENYKKLCQSR from the coding sequence CCTCAGGAATAAAGATTAATCCTGAAGATATAAATAAACAGCTTGCGAGACGCCAACAGGGTTATGGTCGCGGCGGTCGCATGAAAATAGAAAAAGACAGAGTAATTATAAATTCCGGCATCCGGCATGGTTATACAACCGGTGCACCTATTACTCTTGTTATAGAAAACAAAGACTGGGAAAACTGGAATATTGCGATGTCCGCAGAACCTGTTGACAAAGAAAATCCTGAAATAAAAGAAATTATCTCCCAAAAAGCAATCACACATGTAAGACCGGGGCATGCAGATTTATCAGGAGCTCTAAAATACAACCATAAAGACGTAAGAAATATCCTTGAACGCTCAAGTGCAAGGGAAACAGCCATTAGAACAGCTGTAGGAGCTTTAGCCAAAATAATTTTAAGCGAGTTTGAAATAGAACTTTTTAGCCATATAACTCAAATAGGCACGGCTAAAGTTAACGAAAAAGATTTGCCACAAGAATTTTCTGCATTGAAAGAAAAAGCTGAAAACTCTGATGTAAGATGTGCTGATGAAGAAACCTCCGAAGCAATGCGTAAAACAATTGATAAAGCAGCAGCAGAAGGAGATTCTCTCGGCGGAATATTTGAAATAATTGCATTAAATGTTCCGATAGGTCTTGGAAGCTTTGTTCATTGGGATAGAAGGCTTGACGGACAAATCGCTCAGGCAGTTATGAGTATTCCGGCTATAAAATCTGTCAGTATCGGTATTGGCGAAGATTCGGGTAAAATATTCGGTTCTGAAATGCACGATGAAATTTTTCCAAAAAAAGATTCGAGCAACTATCAAAGAGAAACAAACAACGCAGGCGGAATAGAAGGCGGAATGTCAAACGGAATGCCCATTATCGTAAAGGCCTCAATGAAACCTATACCGACTCTAAAAAAACCTTTAAGGTCAATAGACCTTGAAAACGGACAAGAACACTCTGCTCATTATGAAAGATCAGATGTTTGCGCTGTTCCTGCTGCAAGCGTTGTCGGCGAAGCAATGTTAGCAATTACTTTAATTAATGCATTTTTCGAAAAATTCGGCGGAGACAGCCTTACTGAAATAAAATCGAATTTTGAAAATTACAAAAAATTATGCCAATCAAGATAA